A window from Musa acuminata AAA Group cultivar baxijiao chromosome BXJ3-10, Cavendish_Baxijiao_AAA, whole genome shotgun sequence encodes these proteins:
- the LOC104000422 gene encoding transcription factor MYB4-like, producing MGHHSCCNQQKVKRGLWSPEEDEKLIRYITTYGYGCWSEVPEKAGLQRCGKSCRLRWINYLRPDIRRGRFTPEEEKLIINLHEIVGNRWAHIASHLPGRTDNEIKNYWNSWIKKKIHKPSKAAQTATPSGFDHVQPVFSTADQFDAILHHNLPKPSAADPIFPPPPCPLFMFDVSAGDSGSATGRSKEEFVQEVTTLTSDLWNPTHQQDQAMPPFLAFTACMESNYLPPLVDGMGGMVPCCVADDEEASRHPFEKQELSEWVDSRQYSSPLIWDQVAGTSLGGEALPTAPSTMDAMITSFSSSLSRIN from the exons ATGGGGCATCACTCCTGCTGCAACCAACAGAAAGTTAAGAGAGGCTTGTGGTCGCCCGAGGAAGATGAAAAGCTCATCAGATATATCACCACCTATGGCTATGGCTGCTGGAGCGAAGTGCCCGAGAAAGCag GACTCCAAAGGTGTGGGAAGAGTTGCCGGTTACGATGGATCAATTACTTGAGGCCCGACATACGACGAGGAAGGTTTACGCCGGAGGAGGAGAAGCTAATCATCAACCTTCACGAGATTGTTGGGAACAG GTGGGCTCATATAGCAAGCCACTTGCCCGGTCGcacggacaacgagatcaagaattaTTGGAACTCGTGGATCAAAAAGAAGATCCACAAGCCGAGCAAAGCAGCTCAAACTGCAACCCCATCCGGCTTCGACCACGTTCAACCCGTCTTCAGCACCGCCGACCAATTCGACGCCATTCTCCACCACAACCTACCGAAGCCATCTGCGGCCGATCCCATCTTCCCTCCTCCACCTTGCCCTCTCTTCATGTTCGACGTAAGCGCCGGCGACAGCGGGTCAGCCACCGGCAGATCCAAGGAGGAGTTTGTGCAGGAGGTGACGACCCTAACTTCCGACCTCTGGAACCCTACCCATCAGCAAGACCAAGCGATGCCTCCCTTCCTCGCCTTCACCGCGTGCATGGAGTCCAACTACCTGCCGCCGTTGGTGGACGGCATGGGCGGCATGGTGCCGTGTTGCGTGGCGGACGACGAAGAGGCGAGCAGGCATCCATTCGAGAAGCAGGAGCTAAGCGAATGGGTGGACTCACGGCAGTACTCGAGCCCTCTGATATGGGACCAAGTCGCAGGTACAAGTCTTGGTGGTGAAGCTCTTCCGACAGCGCCATCCACCATGGACGCCATGATCACATCCTTCTCCTCGTCCTTATCGAGGATCAACTAG